gtcctgggggtccgTGGGGGTTCCGGAGGGCCCCGGGGGTGTCCTGGTGGTCCCGAGGCTCCGGAGGGGGGTCCCGGTGGGTCCCGGGACTCCAGGGGGGTCCGTGGGGGGTCCGGAGGGTCCCGGGGATGTCCCGGTGGTCccggggctctgggggggtcctgagggTGTTCCGGTGGTCCCGAGACTCCAGGGGGGTCCGTGGGGGGTCCCGAGGGTCCCGGGGATGTCCCGGTGGTCTCGGGGCTCTGGAGGGTCTCTGGGGGTGTCCCGGGGGTCCGGGGCGTCCTGGTGGGTTCCTGTGGAGGTCCTGGAGGTTCGTGGTGTGTCCCATCTCTCTTGTGGGTGTCCCCGGTGTACTCCGGGGGTCTCactccccccacacaccccccaggCAGCCCCGGGGCCGTGGAGGCCGCTccggggtgtccctgggggtgtccctgggggtgtccccgGTGTACCCCGGGGGTCTCACCCCCCCCAGCGCCCCCCAGGCAGCCCCGGGGCCGTGGAGGCCGCTCTGGGGGGGTGTGTCCGGTGTACCCGGGGGGTCTCACCCCCCCCACACGCCCCCCAGGCAGCCCCGGGGCCGTGGAGGCCGCCCTGGCCGCCGTGTCCTCGCTGTTCCCGCGGGGGCTCTTCGGGGACTCGCTGCCCCCGCTGGTGCTGCGGCACCAACTCTACGACGTGGTGCGGGACCGCACGGCCGTGGATCGGCACCTGGTGAGCCCCGGGGGGGTCTGGGGaccaccctgagccccccccggACCCTCCCCAACCCCGTGTGACCCCCCCTTTCAGAACCGCCTGCGGGACGAGGGGCAGGTCCGGCTGCTCCACCTGGGGCTGGGCCCGGGCCCCGACGCGCTGGGAGTGGTGAGGACGGAGCTGTACCGGGACAAGGTGCGCGGGGAGGGGGGTTTATGGAGGCTTGGGGGGGATCTCATTGACCCTCCTGACCCCCCCCTGCGCCCCCCCAGGCCCTGCAGGCCGTGGCTGGGACCCCCCGGGAGGGGCTGGTGCGGCGCTTCCTGGACGAGGTGGTGGCGGCGACGCCGGAGCTGAGCTACGACAGCGGCGCGATGGAGCGGCGGGGGTTTGGGGACCGGGACGTCACGTACGGAGGGGGGGCTCTAAGGGAGGTGGGAGACACCCTGGGGTGGGATTGGGGTCCCCCaaggtggggctgggggactGCAGACCCTGTTTCCCCCTCCCCGGGTTAGATTTGAGGTCTTCTAAAGGATGGGCGGGGGGGCTGCAGACACCTCTcggggtgggattttgggggttccCTGGGATTCCCTGAGGTGGATTTGGGTTTCTTGGGGGGGGGACGACTGGGGACTCCTTGAGGTGGGATTGGGATCCTTTCTGGAGTCTGTTCTGTGTTGGGTTTGAGGGCCCTcagggggggctgtgggggccGTACAGAGCATGTTGGGGGGTCCT
This genomic window from Chiroxiphia lanceolata isolate bChiLan1 unplaced genomic scaffold, bChiLan1.pri scaffold_103_arrow_ctg1, whole genome shotgun sequence contains:
- the STK19 gene encoding serine/threonine-protein kinase 19 → MSRRRRLGGTDIALGAKRRRPELPGQGPRPDGSPGAVEAALAAVSSLFPRGLFGDSLPPLVLRHQLYDVVRDRTAVDRHLNRLRDEGQVRLLHLGLGPGPDALGVVRTELYRDKALQAVAGTPREGLVRRFLDEVVAATPELSYDSGAMERRGFGDRDVTQLVVSGVLTVRDAGSWWLAVPGVGRFVRALLRGRRAVLSVVRRSRHREVPLRELQRAKPPPGARLGVPFLLHDLLGAQELLSVPTPAGPLLRLAEP